Within Meles meles chromosome 19, mMelMel3.1 paternal haplotype, whole genome shotgun sequence, the genomic segment ACTCTCCTAGAAATGGCAGTGGCTGGACTGTCACCTAAGGCAGGGCTGGAGCAATTCAGTGACTGCAGGAGGACAGCCAGTCCCCAGTCTTCCCTGGCCACATCTGAGGGCCCCTGCGCTCCAGGGGGCGGCTAGAATGAGACACCATGgctagggggtggggggcgagaGTGAGGtacacctggggtggggggagtaagGACAACCCTGCAAGGAGACGGAGCAAGGATGCGCCACTGGGCCCTGCACCCTTTACAAATTCAGGTGTCCCTCAGTCCTGTGAGGGTGCTGTCACTCTCCCATTTTAGGGGGACCTCCACCTCAGAGGGCCCCAGTCCCTAGGGGCTCACCCTGAACAGCAGCAGGGTCCCAGGCACCACGGCGCAGAAGAGCAGGACGATGCCCTCGGCTGTGATGAGGTTGTTCTTGGTGGCCTCTCCCATGTCCAGGAAGGGTCTGGGGAGCCGCTCTGAGAGGAGGGGAGCTGCTCAGAGCACAAgggcctcccacccccaacctgccAGGCATCCCAGCCCTGTCCCGGCAAGACCGAGACCAGCAAAGCCCCCCACCTGCAGTGAACATGAGCAGGAAGCAGGGATGCCCACAAGGGAGGGGGACACAGGCTCCACCCCCCACCGCGCAggttgggcaggggtggggcgggagggggccgGGGTGCAGCTGACTGGCTCACCACGCACGCGGAGGTAGGTGCCGCAGGAGTACTGTGGGTAGGCTTTCTGGTTGAGGCCTTTCTCCTCCACCCGGCACCTGTACAGGCCTATGTGGCTCTTGTTCACGGCCTGGATGCTCAGCTCGCTGCGAGGGCCCTGGCCATAGCTCCAGAACATGTCGGGCCAGGTGGCATTGCCTTGGATGATGCGCCACCACGTGACGTTGAAGGTGCTGTCGCGGCTGCTGTGGTTGTACAGGCACGGGATGTGGACCTCCTCCCCTAGGCTCACGGTCACCGAGGGCGGGCCCTCGTCCAcccacagggcctggcacctGGGGCCTGCAGAGATGCGGAAGGGTTAGGGATTGTGATGGGGACCTAGGCCCCAGCAGTGGCAGCAGCCcagggtgcgtgtgtgtgtggggggggggtgtaggggGTTGAGGACACtccctggggaggagagggggctTGGTGAGGGGGCCCACGGTGCTGGGAGTGAGGCTGCCTCTGGGGGGAGAGTAGTAccgaggggagcagagagagggcaCACCTGTGGAGGATGGGGACGAGGACACCCCTGTGGGTGCCCCCCCACTTCTCCAGTGTGCCTCTTGCCACCCTCCCCACCTGTGCTCTGTGCTTTGGCCCCACTGAACTCACAGACATTTTGGATATTTGACTTCCTAGTGGCAGAAGTGCCCCTGTCCAAGGAGCTCTGTCCAGAATCCATGTGGGCCTCACTGCCTCCTGGAGGCCTTCCAGGCTCACTTTCCCATCAGTCCCCAGCCCCACCTGACACTTGGCGTGTTATCTGGTGTAATCTTCACACAAGCCTTAGAGGTAGGTTCTCTCATTAACCCATTTTATAGGTGGGacagctgaggcccagggagggcaaATTTGTTGCCTGGCATCGTGAGGGCAGCGAGAGTGGTTGGTGTTTCAAACCCTGAGCCTTCGGGCCCGCCTTGCCTTGTGACCTCAGGCCCACCCCTCATTGCTTCTGTCAACCTGGGGGTCAGGAGTGACCTcagctggaggctgggctgggggttAGGGAAGGGCCTCAGCCAGGTGGTTGGCTGCTGAGGAAACCCTCAGCTTCCAGCCCCCGCAAGGCCAGCCCATAGGGCTGGCTTGGCCAGCCTCTTCTGGaaagaggaggtggggagagaggcagcaaCCTCAGCCCCAGCCGCAGCGGTCACAGCCCCACCAGCTGGCATtgcgtggggtgggggtggggcagacgGGAGGGCAGCGTGGATGAGGCATCCCTTTCCCCAGCACTGCAAGGGGGCTCCCTATGCAGTGGGGTGACTGAGATtcaaggcagagaaggagaaagcggtttcttctttctgaagctgAGCCCTACCCCCCGAGTCCCCTTCCTGTCCCAGCTCTGAAGCTCAGTCAAGGGCAACCTTAGTTCCTTATTTTGACCTGTGGggttgagggggtggggaagtCATCTGTCGCCCCTGTCTCCTTCCATGTGGCTGTGGACGCCCCTTAAACTTTGCTGAAccccctccagcctcccctcGGTCCTGCAGCCTGCCCGGGAAGGCTGCTTCAGGGGCTCTCCCAGCACCACCCCCGACACCTGCTGGCTCCTCGCCCCCTGAGCAGGGCCTTTATCTCTGCCTGGGCCCTCGCTCCAACCTCCTCAGtcttccccaccccactgctccccaccccacccccccagcaccAGCCTGTCAGCCACATACCCAGGCCGACAGCAGAGATTAGGAAGAGGAGCACGATGGCGGCACGCAGCGCTGGGAGGACTCCGGGACCCCCAGGCATCTCTCCCAGTGGGTTGGTTGGTCTGGGCTGCAGCAGTCCTGGGGTACCAGATTCCACCTCGGCTGGTCCGAAACCCCGCCCTActtcctgcccagccctgccggAGATCGGCTCCAATGGCCCCACTGCTGGGCCCTTCGGCTTTGGGCCCCTGGGGCAGCCCCGGGCGGGTGAGCTGCAGGCCCCGGGTGGAGAGAAACTGCTCCCTGCACCTGTGGCCACAATTCCCCTGAGGGGAGGCtgttgggagggaggggaaagagaccAGTCCTGGCAAGGAAGCCCCAGGCAGCCAGAGTTTGAGGTGCCCCTGCCTGCAGGTGGTCTGTCGGGGTGGTGGTTCTGAGCCTGCTCTCTGCTCCACACTGGCCTTAGGCAGAGCTCAtgtcctctctgagcctctatgTCTTCACTTCTTGGCGTTGGAATCAGGATTTAAAGGGGTTGTGCGTGCAAAGTTCTGAACACAGGGCCCAgcccatagtaggtgctcagcaaaagGTGGTTTGTATTAATGCTCAGGAGGAATAAATGAGCTCTACGACTAGGTGGTGGCTTCCTGTTCTGAgtcttggcaaaaaaaaaattttttttttttttaaattttgaagtaaaTCTACACAAACTGtgtggctcaaactcacaaccccaagccAAGTGTCGCACGGTCTACTGACCTGGCCAGCCCGGTGCCCCAGCCTTGGCATTTTTAATCCAAGAGATGAGCACAAGTGTATCCCCCCAGTGTTGTGACCGGAGATGATGTTCCCAGCACCTGGGGAGTTAAAGTCATGGCAGGATCTTGATGAGAGTCAGCCTCCCCACGAGTGGGCAAGGTAggccatccctccccaccccatttttACAGAGAAAACGGGCCCAGAGAGATGCCATCGCCTGCCCCGTGGAATACAGCTTGTGAGTGGGGGAGCAGAGATTCAAAGTCACTTATGTGTGCCCACGTGCCTCTGAGCATTATTTTAGGTCACGTGGAAGGAAACTGAGTctgaggagtgggggtggggaatcacAGGCGATTGTTGAGATGTTTGGGAGCAGTTAGGGCACTGTCACATACCCACGCGAGGAGACACGGAGTGGGGGTAGTTAGCTCACGGAGTTATTCGGTagcaaaaattgaaacagaaagtcCGTGCGCGGGAGAATGGGATGCGCACAGTGTGCCTAGGAAAAGGCAGTGCTCCACTTGTCAACATGCCTGCATCTCAGAAATGACGCGAAAAGGACAAAAACCCCTGTAGTGTGCAACAGTTGCCTTGTTTT encodes:
- the CD79A gene encoding B-cell antigen receptor complex-associated protein alpha chain; translated protein: MPGGPGVLPALRAAIVLLFLISAVGLGPRCQALWVDEGPPSVTVSLGEEVHIPCLYNHSSRDSTFNVTWWRIIQGNATWPDMFWSYGQGPRSELSIQAVNKSHIGLYRCRVEEKGLNQKAYPQYSCGTYLRVRERLPRPFLDMGEATKNNLITAEGIVLLFCAVVPGTLLLFRKRWQNMKFGVDAPDDYEDENLYEGLNLDDCSMYEDISRGLQGTYQDVGSLHIGDGDVQLEKP